In the Anastrepha obliqua isolate idAnaObli1 chromosome 1, idAnaObli1_1.0, whole genome shotgun sequence genome, one interval contains:
- the LOC129238589 gene encoding LOW QUALITY PROTEIN: uncharacterized protein LOC129238589 (The sequence of the model RefSeq protein was modified relative to this genomic sequence to represent the inferred CDS: inserted 1 base in 1 codon; substituted 1 base at 1 genomic stop codon) → MSDFYAKQTAIRYKVVTTRQQYASLLELIKEKPEIAQEFSKCSKEEVAEFWQNVAQQLNSIGPLTKDVSSWKKVWLDWKAYIKRKLSENKREQTTTGGGRYKQHHFNKMEEEVIRLTALEISTHDITGTVSVGTDPDVSMLSDNCSPSFTRRAPTVQKRVGTSTADIIKEQLALQKDFQAKXSAAFXKMCDLKAADLEETRRHHRNMECLNAAKNQIKQQMLEVENKSLEAYG, encoded by the exons gtACAAAGTTGTAACAACACGTCAGCAGTATGCCAGTTTGTTGGAGCTAATAAAGGAGAAGCCAGAAATTGCTCAGGAGTTCTCCAAATGCTCGAAGGAAGAGGTAGCCGAGTTTTGGCAAAATGTTGCGCAGCAGCTTAACAGTATAGGCCCACTAACCAAAGATGTATCAAGCTGGAAAAAG gtgtggtTAGATTGGAAGGCTTATATAAAGCGAAAATTGTCCGAAAACAAGAGGGAGCAAACAACAACTGGCGGTGGCCGATATAAGCAGCACCACTTTAATAAGATGGAAGAAGAAGTCATCAGACTGACCGCTTTAGAGATCAGCACGCACGATATCACAGGCACAGTAAGTGT TGGAACCGATCCGGACGTATCCATGCTGTCGGATAACTGCAGTCCTTCTTTCACGAGACGTGCACCAACTGTCCAAAAGCGAGTGGGTACAAGTACTGCAGATATTATAAAAGAGCAGCTAGCGCTTCAAAAGGACTTCCAAGCAA AGTCTGcagcattttgaaaaatgtgcgaCCTGAAAGCAGCCGACCTGGAAGAAACGCGTAGGCACCATAGAAACATGGAGTGCTTGAATGCagccaaaaatcaaataaaacaacaaatgttaGAAGTAGAAAATAAGAGCCTCGAagc GTATGGCTAG